The DNA window ATATAGTGATTTTgaaatatgatataaattaaattgcaGTAGTCATTCCATGAATATCCATCAATAAAATTCCATTGCAGCTAAATCTAACAAAAAGGGTTCTTACGAAATTTATCATTAAACTgcataacaattataatcttaatggttatttattttattaatcttacatttaatttagttaatgaTTTTTAAGAAGTTTTAACAAAACTTGGACAAAGTTTCCTCCATGTAGGACtatatctaaatttttataccacttaaaaatacatgcaaataatTACAATAACCAAACACAATAAATTCTTACATTTTATAATCATAAACCCAAAGCACAAATCTCAGTTATTTTCACCCACCACATTTGTTAACTctaattctatataaaaatgttttcatgAGATGAATGCAAATAAACATACACACATACAAAGGAGATATGAAATACTtaaataatacaatattttaCTAATTAAAATCTTGGAATATATCAATATAACCCATTTATCTACTTGCATCTACTGGATGATTCGAACTCATCAATAGCATGACTGCATCCTGTTATTGCTCATACTTTAGTGGTCTTGTATTCTGTTACGACATCATCAAGAGTTAACATTTCTTTAAAATTCTCAAGTGCATTGCGAAAAACATTGAACCGCCGAGATGCATAGGTTTATCCTCTGTGTTCTTTGTCAATATTACGAAGCACAAATGCGACCTCTTAACCCCTCCATAGAAACAagccaacctaatattaaattaaaatatcaataaacattaatgttttatcatattatattgtatacttgtaatgcaattttatttcatcttgTATGCTTATAACCatcattgaaaaattattcatcACAAGGGTTGATATAGCATcagtaataaaatttgaatcgagttgataatgcttttttttggataaagatCGAGGTATATGTGTGCGACCCTTTTAACTTTGTTATCTcatataaatctaattttttatgatattcccCATACAAATACAACTTACATTCAGGTGCTTGCATACATTGTAATTGAATAAAGGTCGAGTTCGATCGTTGAACTTGGTATTCAACTAATTGTGCAATGTGTCACCATTTAGCTGcattaactaaattatttttattgttgaatatttttccAACCTCTAAATCAGAGCATCCTAGCAAACGTTTATAGTTAAATGCTCAATTATGAGAAACAACAAATATAGAGTCAAAAGCAtctttaaattcataaataagaGGTATTATGTCATTGTCAACATCATCAACATTTATTGTCACATTCAGGTCTAACGTCTCATCATTTTCATTGACAATAGGATTAGAATagtgaaatatatatagatCATCAGATGAATTGTCAAACATAGTATCATCAATACTTTGTAGCAAATCATCCGATAATGAACTATTTTTTGTGATGTTGAAGAATTGATAGATTGTGATGTATTATACATATTCGACGAGTAGTTAGGACATATAAATAATTTGGTTGACTACTTACATACAATATCATCatgtttaattcatttttaatgaaaaaatcaatcattatcTTAAAACTATCATCACATACAATCGATGCAGAATAATATTGATGTTTACCAACTTGACACTTTCAAGTTATTTCAAcatcaatatcattataattacACCCAAGTCTATGATAAatagtttcttttatttccacACATGACATGCctaaattatcatttaataGAAAATTGTTCTTGCCTTTGTATGTGATATTATTGTTTATATCATGAACAATAGTGTCACCATAATGATATAACATAAAGATGTTATACGAcattctgaagaaaaaaaatctaatttcaatcaattggatataattttaactaaattgcaTTACTCCAACCCTAATTGTCAAAATTTATAGCAAAGTCAAACAAATTCCTAAAATTTAATGCAACTCATACTTCAGTAAAATCAAACATAATTCatgatataaaatctaattgatattttcatgCTCAATTGcattaaatgaaattcaaattcaaacaattcaaagaaaatatcaaaattgacAACTTATCCACAATTTAATGCAACGTgtaattcatcaaaattatacCTCATTCATGCTCTATTGCATGAAATTATCAAGTGTAAATGATAACATTATTAGTTGATTCCAACCAATTCACATAAAATCCCTAATTCGGCaacttatttaaaattcaacGTAACAcataatttaatggaataattaaTTCCTAATTAATTGGTGTTGTTTTCATGTTCAACTATATCAAATCACTCCTAATTGATATCGTTACTCgtagttaatttattattaattcaataaaccaTAAATTCAACCTAAACCACaaacaataatttcatttcaactaaactaaacacaaattaatttattattcaatacgTTTACTTGCTTGTAGAAATAGAAAGTGTTGGGGTGGCAGCTGCGACGATGGATTTTAAAGAGGAAAACGTCCTAGGATACTTGAGGGACTAAGAAGGGTTCGAGTTTTTAGTGCTTTAaaggcaacaacaaaaaaaagtgaTTGGTGTGTTTTTAGAGAAAAGAAGGTTGTGGATATCactttttagagagagagtaGTTGTGTTTGTTCGTTTTCTTTAATCTAAGAAGGGATTGAGATTTCATGACATTTTACGCTTCTAAAATATGACATATTAAGTTATTGTAATTTTGAAACGTGACATGTTTAATTGTTACATTTAGAAATAATAACATTTAACAAATGTTACGTTTATAAAGCGCAACAAGGTAAAAGTGTTTTATTTCAACAAAACTTTTTCAAATATCATTTAGCAAATGTCGTGATTTTAGGctattttgctaattttttaaaaaaaaattattttgccaATATttgttcctctgttttttttttttttttttttgcctttccttctcctttgttttcttcctcACTGGGAGTGAACGAACGAGTTGCATTTACAACTTGTATAGATGCGTcgaatttaatcaaattaaacagAAGTATTGATGAAAGCATTATAAAATCATGATCATAACCTTCTTTTCCTCTAAATCAACTTGTAACAGTGGTCTGGTCTCCAGTTAAGAGGCAAGGTCCGGATTTTAAATCCTTGCAAAAATTAGATATGACGGTAACTCATTTGCATGTTCCcctaggattttttttggtCATGAATACGACTCTGTGCGTGTGCGtgtgcgtgaggttttcattttttccttttttcatatttgatattgaaaaaaaaaaaaaaaacaataaaaaccaaTGCTCTGTAGTTTGAATAGCTATATATAATATGGGCAGCACCCCTTTTATTAGCTACAAGACAAGTAGAAAGATCCGTTGGAGGACCATCCGAGTTTTTTAATGGGATTGAAAAGATGAAGTGAAATTGAagtgttaaataaattttgattttcatgaaTTTCTTAGTTTCAAAGAATTGAGTTTCGATGTAGGAAAATTTAGCACTTTgtgaaaggaaagaagaagagggtgAAGGGTGAGTAGTTTGTGCTATCAAGTTTCCATGATCCTGTGAAGAAGTAAAACGCAAGAGCAGCAAGTCATACAGGAGAAAAAGGACTGCAAATTAAGCTCTTGAAGTGGAGGTCAGAGGCCGGACGCGTCCACTCCTCAATTCATATGCAAAATTGGAAAAGCTTATTGATGGAGTACATGATTAAGATCTAGAGAGATACAGTCACAATTCTCACAACCAAAATTTCATAACTCAAGCATCAATCCAAAGCTCCAGATTGAGAGCCTTCGTTTGATGGCAAGCTAAACAGGAACAGTTGAAACCCCAAGAAAATGTAACAGCGCTAGATGATCAGTTAGCAAAAAGGTGACACCAAATTGTGCATGCTGGCTCTGCTTGTTGCACATGCCACACCAAGATTGCCATGGACATCATCCAGGTTCCACAAGCCATCCCAGAGCATGTCCTCGTTCGAGGCCTCAGGCACTGATGCATTGAACATGTTACAAAGCAAGCCATGCTCCTCGGTTGTGTTGGGGTATACGACATGAGGTGCCATTTCCTGCCTCATTTGAGGGGTATATGGTGCGTTGTTTTCGTTTTCATCGAGCGAGGACATGATCTTCTTCATGTCCAAGTGATTTAGCTGCAGTAGTTGTTGATGTTGGatttgttgctgttgttgctgtagctgctgctgctgctgctgaaatTGTTGCCTCTTTAAGAGATGAGTCCTTGCCTTGTCTGAGTTGTCTGGAGAGAGCTTGGCCTTCTTCTTGAAATGGGTCCTCCAGTAGTTCTTG is part of the Populus alba chromosome 10, ASM523922v2, whole genome shotgun sequence genome and encodes:
- the LOC118048930 gene encoding uncharacterized protein, with amino-acid sequence MSLGVMAGQLRWGGLIEEGWRKGPWTAEEDRLLVEYVRLHGEGRWNSVARLAGLKRNGKSCRLRWVNYLRPDLKRGQITPHEERIIVELHARWGNRWSTIARSLPGRTDNEIKNYWRTHFKKKAKLSPDNSDKARTHLLKRQQFQQQQQQLQQQQQQIQHQQLLQLNHLDMKKIMSSLDENENNAPYTPQMRQEMAPHVVYPNTTEEHGLLCNMFNASVPEASNEDMLWDGLWNLDDVHGNLGVACATSRASMHNLVSPFC